One window of the Paraburkholderia sp. PGU19 genome contains the following:
- a CDS encoding IS110 family transposase gives MNPTPVGVDIAKSVFQVHYVDPESGEIVNKRIKRARFLEYFANRQPCRIGMEACGGAHHWARQLIRMGHQVKLMPAKFAKAFNIRNKSDAADARALWLAVQQPSKAVAVKTEAQQAVLALHRMRQQLVKFRTMQINNLRGLLTEYGEVMGQGRAALDNAMPGVLERVAERLPAVLIDTLREQWDGLTKLDQQIDEIERRLRRWTQQDSAVKALTDIPGVGALTASAAVATMGDPNAFRSGREFAAWVGLVPKQTGSGGKVILLGISKRGDTYLRTLLIHGARSVLRHAKSPSAWLQDIRKRRPSNVVTVALANKIARTIWAILAHGQPYRSDHVSTKLA, from the coding sequence ATGAATCCCACCCCAGTTGGCGTCGACATCGCAAAATCGGTGTTTCAGGTGCACTACGTCGATCCGGAGTCCGGAGAAATCGTGAACAAGCGGATCAAGCGAGCCAGGTTCCTTGAGTATTTCGCCAATCGCCAGCCTTGTCGGATCGGTATGGAGGCGTGTGGCGGTGCACATCACTGGGCTCGCCAATTGATCAGGATGGGGCATCAGGTCAAGCTGATGCCGGCCAAGTTTGCCAAGGCGTTCAATATCCGCAACAAGAGCGATGCCGCGGATGCACGTGCACTTTGGCTGGCAGTTCAGCAACCCAGCAAGGCCGTCGCGGTAAAGACTGAAGCACAACAGGCCGTACTGGCGCTTCACCGCATGCGCCAGCAACTGGTGAAGTTCCGCACGATGCAGATCAACAATCTGCGCGGTCTGCTCACCGAGTATGGCGAAGTAATGGGCCAGGGCCGTGCCGCGCTCGACAACGCCATGCCGGGTGTACTGGAACGGGTTGCCGAGCGCCTGCCGGCCGTCCTGATCGACACGCTGCGTGAACAGTGGGACGGGCTGACAAAGCTGGACCAGCAGATCGATGAGATTGAGCGGCGGCTGCGTCGGTGGACTCAGCAAGACAGCGCCGTCAAGGCACTTACCGACATTCCCGGCGTGGGAGCGCTGACAGCCTCAGCAGCCGTGGCGACAATGGGCGATCCGAACGCATTCAGATCGGGGCGCGAGTTCGCGGCATGGGTCGGCCTTGTACCCAAGCAAACGGGATCGGGCGGCAAGGTCATCCTGCTAGGCATCAGCAAGCGCGGTGACACCTATCTGCGCACGCTGCTCATCCATGGTGCGCGCTCCGTGTTACGTCACGCAAAATCCCCCAGCGCCTGGCTGCAGGACATCCGCAAACGCAGACCATCAAACGTCGTGACCGTTGCGCTCGCCAACAAGATCGCAAGGACAATCTGGGCGATTCTGGCTCACGGTCAGCCGTACCGGAGCGATCACGTGAGCACAAAACTGGCGTAA
- a CDS encoding IS110 family transposase, with protein sequence MEDDSTLYVGLDVHKDSITVAYALGAGEVELLGKIGTTQADVERLCKRLQSKARHIRVVYEAGPCGYGLYRKLIQKGFECMVCAPSLIPRKPGEHIKTDRRDAVKLVRSLRAGDLSAVYVPSVDDEAFRDLARAWVIAKDDLKRARQRVKAFLLSHGVRYTGSADWGPAHRRWLSAYSFDSAWQQFAFEELRRAIEDRLAQCDRLESALREAVVNWRFYPAALGLQAMRGVQFTTAVGMLAELGDLSRFVHPRQLMAWLGVTPSEHSSGGKRRQGSITKSGNSYARKLLVEAAWSYRHPARVSPDIQRRHEGLPKPIVDRAWDAQVRLCRRYRKLVARGKQKNIAVVAVARELSGFIWDICRLSLSLAIPRETQMP encoded by the coding sequence ATGGAAGACGATAGCACCCTTTACGTGGGTCTTGATGTTCATAAGGATTCGATCACGGTCGCCTATGCCCTTGGAGCGGGCGAGGTTGAACTGCTCGGCAAGATCGGTACTACGCAGGCCGACGTGGAGCGGTTGTGCAAACGACTGCAGTCCAAGGCGCGCCACATACGCGTCGTCTATGAGGCAGGCCCCTGCGGGTACGGGCTTTACAGGAAGCTCATCCAGAAGGGATTCGAGTGCATGGTGTGCGCACCGTCGCTGATTCCCCGCAAGCCAGGTGAGCACATCAAGACTGACCGACGTGATGCCGTCAAGCTCGTCCGATCGCTGCGTGCCGGCGACCTGTCGGCCGTATACGTCCCCAGCGTCGACGATGAAGCATTCCGGGATCTGGCTCGCGCATGGGTGATTGCCAAGGACGACCTCAAGCGCGCACGGCAACGGGTAAAAGCCTTTCTGCTTTCGCACGGCGTGCGCTACACCGGCTCTGCCGACTGGGGGCCGGCGCACCGACGCTGGCTGAGCGCATACAGCTTCGACAGTGCGTGGCAGCAGTTTGCGTTTGAAGAGCTACGTCGCGCGATCGAAGACCGGCTCGCACAATGTGACCGGCTGGAGTCTGCGCTGCGTGAGGCAGTCGTTAACTGGCGCTTCTATCCCGCCGCCCTGGGCCTGCAGGCGATGCGCGGTGTCCAGTTCACCACGGCAGTGGGCATGCTCGCCGAGCTGGGCGATCTCTCACGCTTCGTGCACCCACGCCAGTTGATGGCGTGGCTCGGGGTGACGCCCTCCGAGCACTCATCGGGCGGCAAGCGTCGTCAGGGCAGCATCACTAAAAGCGGCAACAGTTATGCAAGAAAGCTGTTAGTTGAAGCTGCATGGAGCTATCGCCACCCTGCGCGTGTGAGCCCCGATATTCAGCGTCGTCACGAAGGTTTGCCTAAACCGATTGTAGATCGAGCCTGGGACGCACAGGTGCGCTTATGCCGACGCTATCGCAAACTCGTTGCGCGCGGCAAGCAGAAGAATATCGCCGTAGTCGCAGTTGCCCGTGAACTCAGCGGATTCATCTGGGACATCTGCCGGCTCTCCTTGTCGCTGGCCATACCGCGCGAGACACAGATGCCGTGA
- a CDS encoding glycosyl hydrolase family 28 protein, which yields MKRTSCRTSRRTTRVSSINNGSNFTLYRVTLQNAPKFHVVPSGVQGFTAWGVKIYTPTAAYEAMNNYKGVPYSTVNAKNTDGIDPASSGPVTSNPEGSMTSCGTEAGPPRRNQSRVSMTARAARCGRTAPGDFRRGGIEMNAPHS from the coding sequence ATGAAGCGAACGTCGTGCAGAACAAGTCGCAGAACAACCCGCGTCTCATCCATCAACAACGGCAGCAACTTCACGCTGTATCGCGTGACGTTGCAGAACGCGCCGAAGTTTCATGTCGTGCCGAGCGGCGTGCAGGGCTTCACTGCGTGGGGCGTCAAGATTTACACACCGACGGCCGCCTACGAGGCGATGAACAACTACAAAGGCGTGCCGTACAGCACCGTCAATGCAAAGAACACCGACGGCATCGACCCCGCGAGTTCAGGGCCGGTCACGAGCAATCCGGAAGGCAGTATGACTTCCTGCGGGACAGAGGCTGGCCCGCCGCGAAGGAATCAATCGCGGGTTAGCATGACTGCCAGAGCCGCACGGTGCGGACGTACCGCACCCGGCGATTTCCGACGCGGAGGAATTGAAATGAACGCCCCCCACTCGTAG
- a CDS encoding glycosyl hydrolase family 28 protein — MNPGKLTGDASNMLIAYTSIRTGDDNMAIKGGTAPVNGRTYNITVAHSHFYEGHGMSIGSESAGSDNGVANVDVTPVGGVYPSVSNVNVYDLTIDGADNGLRIKSDWSRGGLVSNIHYSNVCIRTGNQTSNPQALIFSPYYSPTKSLGLYPNLQGIVLDGIRIVNASNTTFQGFNSASPVLLGSGWSAGTIGFPNPPVVSPLLISLNNVVADMPPLSTTVADAQFSIGEGGTTLPLQAGSGVTLTRAAGAQVSPVDCSKAFVPFPAKS, encoded by the coding sequence ATCAACCCTGGCAAGCTCACGGGCGACGCGAGCAACATGCTCATCGCCTACACGTCGATCCGCACGGGCGACGACAACATGGCGATCAAGGGCGGCACCGCGCCCGTCAACGGCCGCACGTACAACATCACCGTCGCGCACAGCCACTTTTACGAAGGGCATGGGATGTCGATCGGCAGCGAGTCGGCGGGATCGGACAACGGCGTGGCCAACGTGGACGTGACGCCCGTGGGTGGCGTGTACCCGAGCGTGAGCAATGTGAATGTGTACGACCTGACTATCGACGGCGCGGACAACGGCTTGCGCATCAAGTCCGACTGGAGCCGCGGCGGCCTCGTGTCGAACATCCACTATTCGAACGTTTGCATTCGCACGGGCAACCAGACGTCGAACCCGCAGGCGCTGATTTTCTCGCCGTACTACAGTCCCACGAAAAGCCTCGGGCTGTATCCGAATCTGCAAGGTATCGTGCTCGACGGCATCCGCATCGTCAACGCATCGAACACCACGTTCCAGGGCTTTAATTCGGCCAGTCCGGTTCTGCTTGGCTCGGGCTGGTCGGCGGGAACGATTGGGTTTCCGAATCCGCCCGTGGTCAGTCCGTTGCTGATTTCGCTGAACAACGTCGTCGCAGATATGCCGCCGCTCAGCACGACCGTTGCGGACGCGCAGTTTTCGATTGGCGAAGGCGGCACGACGTTGCCGTTGCAAGCCGGCAGCGGCGTGACATTGACGCGGGCGGCGGGCGCGCAGGTGTCGCCGGTCGATTGCAGCAAGGCCTTCGTGCCGTTCCCGGCGAAGTCGTGA
- a CDS encoding cytochrome P450 — protein MHPSNATSNDADIARQFDLRHLDASFHADPYPVYHALRTHEPVKRLPDGSLFLTRYRDVQAVYRDPKTFSSDKKVEFAPKYGATPLFEHHTTSLVFNDPPLHTRVRKLIAGALTARAIAAMEDGLVDLVDGLLDRAAERGEIDLIGDFAAAIPVEVIGNLLDVPHDEREPLRDWSLAILGALEPSLTPAQHERGNRAVTEFVAYLKGLVARRRAAPGDPQHDVLTRLIQGEADGEQLSEVELLQNCIFILNAGHETTTNLIGNGLVTLSAWPDERDALLREPTLIDSAVEECLRFESSNQLGNRMTMLDTEIGGVPVAAGTPVTLCIGGANRDPEQFAQPDRFDIRRTPNRHLAFGFGIHQCAGLSLARLEARIAIGHFVRRFPSYRISGEPTRGGRVRFRGYAAVPCAVE, from the coding sequence ATGCACCCGTCCAACGCGACGTCGAACGATGCCGACATCGCTCGCCAGTTCGACTTGCGACACCTCGACGCGTCGTTTCACGCGGACCCGTATCCCGTCTATCACGCGCTGCGCACGCACGAGCCCGTCAAGCGCCTGCCGGACGGCTCGCTCTTCCTCACGCGCTATCGCGACGTGCAGGCTGTCTATCGCGATCCGAAGACGTTCAGCTCCGACAAGAAAGTCGAGTTCGCGCCGAAATACGGCGCGACGCCGCTCTTCGAGCATCACACGACGAGCCTCGTGTTCAACGATCCGCCGCTGCATACACGCGTGCGCAAGCTGATCGCAGGCGCATTGACGGCGCGTGCGATTGCCGCGATGGAGGACGGGCTGGTGGATCTCGTCGATGGCTTGCTCGACCGTGCTGCCGAGCGCGGCGAGATCGATCTGATCGGCGACTTCGCGGCGGCGATTCCCGTCGAAGTGATCGGCAATCTGCTCGACGTACCGCACGACGAACGCGAGCCGCTGCGCGACTGGTCGCTTGCAATTCTCGGTGCGCTCGAACCTTCGCTCACGCCGGCGCAACACGAGCGCGGCAATCGCGCGGTGACGGAATTCGTCGCGTATCTGAAGGGTCTCGTCGCGCGACGCCGTGCCGCGCCCGGCGACCCGCAGCACGACGTGCTCACGCGCCTGATCCAGGGTGAAGCCGATGGCGAGCAGTTGTCCGAAGTCGAACTGCTGCAGAACTGCATCTTCATCCTGAACGCTGGCCACGAAACGACGACCAATCTGATCGGCAATGGCCTCGTCACGTTGAGCGCATGGCCGGACGAACGCGATGCGTTGCTGCGCGAGCCAACGCTGATCGACAGCGCCGTCGAGGAATGCTTGCGCTTCGAGAGTTCGAACCAGCTCGGCAACCGGATGACGATGCTCGATACGGAAATCGGCGGCGTGCCGGTGGCGGCGGGCACACCCGTCACGCTGTGCATCGGCGGGGCGAACCGTGATCCCGAGCAGTTTGCGCAGCCGGACCGCTTCGACATCCGGCGCACGCCGAACCGGCATCTCGCGTTCGGCTTCGGCATTCATCAATGCGCGGGACTGTCGCTTGCGCGCCTCGAAGCGCGCATCGCCATTGGACACTTCGTGCGGCGCTTTCCTTCATATCGAATCAGCGGCGAGCCGACACGCGGCGGACGCGTGCGCTTTCGTGGCTATGCGGCCGTGCCGTGCGCGGTCGAGTGA